The Bubalus bubalis isolate 160015118507 breed Murrah chromosome 8, NDDB_SH_1, whole genome shotgun sequence sequence TGAGGAAACAAGTGTGTCAGACTGAGATATATTGGTGTCTAGCAGTTTTAAATATGCTATTAGTTCAAAAGCTTAAGTAGAAATCATTTAGGTTTAGTAAACCAGATGGCCTCTGAGGCTCCACACTATATagatgattgttttttaaaagcatgtctgtggcagattcattttgatatttggcaaaactaatacaattatgtaaagtttaaaataaaaaaaaaaaaaaaagcatgtctgAGGATTAATACTTGTTAAAACAACACTATAATGAGATCACATGTGTATTCCAGTATTGAGTGTTAGCAATCATTCGTAAGATACTAAGCAGGTGCCTGAAGGATgtctttatattaatatataagttggcacttttcctctttctttttcctgccccttcccctcccccctcactACCCTTTGTGGTGATTTTTGCAGTTGGTTAGCCTGCTTCTGATTGGAATTGCTGCATGGGGCATCGGCTTCGGGTTGATTTCCAGTCTCCGTGTGGTTGGCGTGGTCATCGCCGTTGGCATCTTCTTGTTCCTGATCGCGTTGGTGGGGCTGATTGGAGCTGTGAAACACCATCAGGTGTTGCTtttttttgtatccttttttaCAACTGGGAGTTTTACCCCCACTGGGTTTGTTCTTACCTTGTCGATTACTCTTTTTGTAACCCTAACTTAAAATTACCATCAGGAGATGAATTGTCAGACAGCAGCTCCTGGCAAGCATTATGTGTATTTGCTCAACCAATATTAGGAACGTTTCTTAGTTAAGTTACTGTATGTTTACATAcgctctcttcttttcacatcgtGAAGAATGTATCCTGCAAGTTCAGTATCGTCCTACGTGTATGTTGCAAATTCAGCAGTACATTTAACTGATTCAGTGGCCTCTAGGTCCTTTCCAAGTCTTTAATATTAGGTTGAGAATttctcagtgatttttttaagaCTTGATATTCAGAAAGCTTGCATACATTTATCTATACTTacttcctgctttttctatgtaacaatttttattttaatctaaatgAAATTACAGTGGatcagcttttatttatttttaatgttattgaagtatagttgatttaaatgttgtgtttaatttctgctgtacagcaaagtgactcagttatacacatatcatacgtatttttttttcacattcttttccattatggcttatcacaggatatcgaatataattccctgtactatacaataggaccttgttgtttattcattcttataTATGTaacagcttgcatctgctaatcccaaactccaaagcCATCCCTTTGTACTCCCCTTCCCCTTGGcagcacaagtctgttctctatgacagaaagcatttaaataattattgtaGTTAGTATTTTTTTATGTAATTATACCTACAGtgttttatcaaaagaaaaattgcATGTATTCTTTTTGAAGTTTCTCTAAGTGCCCTTGTTCTGTTTTCTAGGTGGCTTCCTTTTAGTGCATTGTGAAGTTGTCAGTACCTCTGTTTTATGTTATTCTAAATATTTCCAGAAATATACTTAACTTTGATTCTCAGTACATGATTATTCTCTTGCTTGTATTTATTGTCCAGTTTTCAGTATCATGTGCTTGTTTAGCCCTGAACCAGGAGCAACAGGTAAgccaaggcttttttttttactttctgctttATTATACCACATAGTATGGGGGAAAGAGGGAGGCGGGAAGAATGATTGGAATATAAAGTAATTTCTTCTTGTTCAGAATGCCATTTCCCTCTATATAGCCGAAGTCTCTTGTGCCTGATTGCTTTCATGGGGCTGATTTGAGCCCTACAACATCAGATGTTGCTATTTTTTGCATCTTTGGAGTAGAATTTTGCCCTCACAGGGTCGAAAAGTGCTCTTGCTAATGGGTGTTCACCCAGTCTTTCCCTGCCAATATGCAATGAAACATGGGCTTCAGAATGTTTGCAGTTTCATTCTGGCAATTATTCTTTTTAAGCTTTAATTTGTTTGAAGAATATGGGTCTCAGTTTTGGGGCAATGGAAACTTTGTCTTGCTACATTCTGGGAACTAAGCCTTTGAACCAAGTGCTTCTTTGAAACTGCATGTGAACATGAATTTTTATTCTTGAGATAGAAATGGTGCCTTCTTTTTGTTGCAGATTGAGGTATAACCCTTTGAAAAGTTTTGGTCTTATAAAGAGTATTTGTTTTAGGTACACACAGTATTAAGAGTTGCAGGCCCCAGCTTTATACACTTTATGCAGGggtaacacattttatttatttattgatggccacactgtgtggcatgtgggatcttccccaaccagggattaaacatgaaccccttgcattggaagcacagagtcttaaccactggtccgccagggaagtcccatattttaatgtatatgttaAATGCGTTTTTCTAGGCTCAGCTCCTGGAAGTTGGTTGGAACAATACAGCAAGTGCTCGGGATGACATCCAGAGAAATTTAAACTGCTGTGGGTTCCGAAGTTTTAACCCAAATGACACCTGTCTGGCAGTAAGTACAAAGTATAAAGTATTTTTGGAAACATATTGCatacagatgggcttccctggtagctcacctggtaaagaatctgtctgcagtgcaggagaccctggttcgattcctaggtcaggaagatcccctggagaagggatagactacccactccaatattcttgggcttccctgatggctcagctggtgaagaatctgcctgcaatgtgggagacctgggttcgatccctgggttgggaggatcccctggagaagggaactgctacccactccaatattctggcctggagaattccatagacaatccatggggtctcaaagagtcggacatgactgagcgactttcacactagCACATACAGATAAATAATGGTTAATGTGGAAGACATGGACTTCTGATGCTGAATTgtacttaaaaaaacttttttatataCCAGTGTTCCATTCTATGTACACTATTGTATCGATTGTCTGTTCTCAAGTATCCATTCCTGAGGGTCCTGAATGATTTGGGTTCTTTGCCTCTAATTCCTTCCCATTCAGCTCCTCCCAGAACAAGCTGTGAAAGGGAAGTAATAGTAGGTTAGCGAGTAAATATCTTCGTTTGGAAGCCTATCGGGGTGGGAAGAAGAGAGTGGTCTGTATTAAATTGGGCTTGTCAACCAGCTATACATCCCCAGGGTGGAGGACACCTGTAACcatcctctttcctctctcccttcctccccatcaCAACTTCATGCCCTTTCTGTCTAAAGCTAAGCTAGCAATGGACCAATTAGAGCCATCCTGTTGATCATGCCTTACTCCTGACCTTGCAGGTCCAACCCAGTCCTTTATGGGGATAGACTTGGAGCTTGGCTGTCCTGGTAGTTCAGATGTGTTTATGTTTTGGGGAAACTTCTGTTACCCCCTTGCTGAGCCCTGAGCTGGATATCCCCTCATTGAGGCCTCCTTTGTGGGATTCTTAGTTTTCTACTGCTGTGTATTACATTATCACAATTTTAGTGGTTAAAACAACATCCATTTATTACCTTACTTTTCCTAAGTCAGGAGTCTGGGCTTGGCTTGACTGGGTCCTGTGCTCAGGATCTCACCGGAATGACGTGTCAGCCAGGGCTGCAGTCTCATCTGAGGTTTGGGGTCTCCTACTAAGCTATCGTGGGTCAAATTCAGCTTCTAGCGGTTGTAGGACTGAAGTTCCGTTTTCTTGCTGGTGTCTCCCAGCTCCTGGAAGCTGCAGTCAGGTCTTAACTATACAGCCATCTCACAACACAGCTTCGTTTTATGAAGACAGTAACTTATGTAATGCCACATAAACGTGGGAGAGAGGACCCATCATATTCACAAATTCTATCCagtctccaggggtgattattcagGGATGGGGATCTTGGGAGCCAGCTTAGGATTTTGGACACTGCTAAAGAAGAGTGGTCCCCAATTGGATATGATATTCCAGACACTAATTTTtatgtgggtgttttttttttttttaaacttgctcATTATAAATGTACTTTTCAatacaagttcttttttttttttttttttaattgatacagAGCTGTGTGAAAAGCAGCCACCCGTGCTCACCCTGTGCTCCGATAATAGGAAGATACGCGGGAGAGGTTTTGAGATTTGTCGGTGGCATTGGCCTCTTCTTCAGTTTTACAGAGGTATGTGCACATAACTCAGTATCTTCACACCTTTGTCACAGGGACAAACAGGGATTTCTGTTTTCTAGGGCACGAGGGCATGGCATTGAACTTTTGGAACGTATTGATGGATGTTTTCACTAGAACTAATGCAATAGGAGGACCCCTGGCTTGAAATCAGAATTTAGAGCTTCCTTTGTAAGGAAATGCTTGATc is a genomic window containing:
- the TSPAN13 gene encoding tetraspanin-13 isoform X1, coding for MVCGGFACSKNCLCALNLLYTLVSLLLIGIAAWGIGFGLISSLRVVGVVIAVGIFLFLIALVGLIGAVKHHQVLLFFYMIILLLVFIVQFSVSCACLALNQEQQAQLLEVGWNNTASARDDIQRNLNCCGFRSFNPNDTCLASCVKSSHPCSPCAPIIGRYAGEVLRFVGGIGLFFSFTEILGVWLTYRYRNQKDPRANPSAFL
- the TSPAN13 gene encoding tetraspanin-13 isoform X2, which translates into the protein MGHRLRVDFQSPCGWRGHRRWHLLVPDRVGGADWSCETPSGVAFFFYMIILLLVFIVQFSVSCACLALNQEQQAQLLEVGWNNTASARDDIQRNLNCCGFRSFNPNDTCLASCVKSSHPCSPCAPIIGRYAGEVLRFVGGIGLFFSFTEILGVWLTYRYRNQKDPRANPSAFL